A region from the Acyrthosiphon pisum isolate AL4f chromosome A1, pea_aphid_22Mar2018_4r6ur, whole genome shotgun sequence genome encodes:
- the LOC100570702 gene encoding uncharacterized protein LOC100570702, translating to MPSYYTKKYIDSLFNNVFYNKCEVLLIKLTSEDIANYKLSLIKNMDTLKEDDNASKQDKKCKTNITSKDEKKSTVVKTSKNSNTSIDSEPPKKKQKLDTNGVDVLKFKLSRERKTHKFNSQFKSALKSNKENIASTNAKEIPMLIDCDEFTESANSSDKNLKPRIWVIDPKKMMDKNNYIRWMKMISPDNKSKHPTNRLKKLAVAKPL from the exons ATGCCTTCGTATTATACCAAAAAGTATATCGATAGCTTGtttaacaatgttttttataataaatgtgaagttttgttgataaaattaaCTTCAGAAGACAttgcaaattataaatt gaGCTTAATTAAGAATATGGATACACTCAAAGAAGATGATAATGCATCAAAACAAGATAAGaaatgtaaaaccaatataacaTCTAAAGATGAGAAAAAGTCAACAGTCGTTAAAACATCTAAAAACAGTAATACATCTATAGATAGCGAGCCTCCTAAAAAAAAGCAGAAGTTAGATACAAATGGAGTAgatgttttgaaatttaaattatctagaGAGCGTAAAACTCATAAATTTAATTCACAATTCAAGTCTGCCTTAAAATccaataaagaaaatattgctTCTACCAATGCTAAGGAGATACCTATGTTAATTGATTGTGATGAATTTACTGAATCTGCAAATTCCTCagataaaaatctaaaaccaAGGATCTGGGTCATCGATCCCAAGAAAATgatggataaaaataattacattaggtGGATGAAAATGATTTCTCCTGATAATAAATCCAAACATCCAACAAATCGCCTGAAAAAGTTAGCAGTTGCTAAACCTCTATAG